One Pocillopora verrucosa isolate sample1 chromosome 10, ASM3666991v2, whole genome shotgun sequence genomic window carries:
- the LOC131781075 gene encoding uncharacterized protein isoform X3, producing MDDSEARNEDAAKVEAGLNSVRTASGKLRKDVELLKEEIQNEQRNETRKELEELNKIAYEFQTATGKEERQHMETRVQRLETTIERLYKQDPMQRLTRLEEIYGRIDEDLRVVQDSIRIVSENQNAVVGMSFEADRNASDELNESQQEETTSADPIQRDTIRRDWQNQRYNEPIIRPLLNGYEKELNDVEGERDSLKTKSGQPDQTNKRQLEKKRKLKTNNKQVKGERNEAIEPNKAMVEQIQKLEAEKKELEMTLNGQTDLKTENRELLTQIERLEKKANNSEFECKRLQEELKTYINYQSRVFLPAGKEFAGICTGVICFLKQRLRDAPCAELIASRSSDGPGDGADVLNHKMGTVSGTEEKKNSWWSIDLGSSHRLVITHYALRHGKREKESLLTQWQLKGSNDGKHWENIETIHDKKDPQFKDPTPFCTGKWSVKGEIGPFRFFRIFQTGVNSSGKYGIYLSGIELYGVLLNMCELGAMEALSYKVFIKQPK from the exons ATGGATGATTCAGAAGCCAGAAATGAAG ATGCAGCAAAAGTGGAGGCCGGATTGAACTCCGTTCGAACTGCAAGTGGAAAGTTACGAAAGGACGTTGAACTTTTAAAGGAAGAAATACAGAACGAGCAACGGAACGAAACACGGAAAGAACTCGAAGAATTAAATAAAATCGCGTACGAATTTCAAACAGCAACGGGAAAGGAAGAGCGACAGCACATGGAAACTAGGGTGCAACGCCTAGAGACAACAATTGAACGGCTTTACAAGCAGGATCCAATGCAAAGATTGACTCGATTGGAAGAAATTTACGGCAGGATTGACGAGGATCTGCGTGTTGTACAGGACAGCATCAGAATAGTCTCTGAAAACCAAAACGCGGTGGTTGGAATGTCATTCGAAGCCGACAGGAATGCATCAGATGAGCTAAATGAGAGCCAACAGGAGGAAACCACATCGGCAGATCCAATCCAGAGAGACACAATACGGAGGGATTGGCAGAACCAAAGATACAATGAACCTATTATACGACCTTTGCTTAACG GATATGAAAAGGAACTCAACGATGTGGAAGGAGAAAGAGATTCACTGAAAACCAAATCTGGTCAACCAGACCAAACGAACAAAAGACAActggagaagaaaagaaagttaaaaacaaataataaacaagTTAAAGGGGAAAGAAACGAAGCCATTGAACCAAACAAAGCAATGGTGGAGCAGATTCAAAAGCTTGAAGCCGAGAAAAAGGAGCTCGAAATGACGTTAAATGGTCAAACCGATCTGAAGACTGAAAATAGAGAGCTGTTGACTCAAATAGAAaggctggaaaaaaaagcaaacaactCTGAGTTTGAGTGCAAGCGGCTACAAGAGGAGCTCAAGACGTACATAAATTACCAAAGTC GCGTTTTCTTACCAGCTGGAAAGGAATTTGCCGGCATATGCACTGGTGTCATCTGCTTCCTAAAACAAAGATTGAGAGATGCGCCCTGCGCTGAATTGATTGCTTCCAGATCTTCCGATGGCCCTGGAGATGGGGCTGACGTATTAAACCATAAGATGGGCACCGTCAGTGggacagaagaaaagaaaaattcgtgGTGGTCTATTGATCTGGGCTCAAGCCATCGGCTTGTGATCACACACTACGCTTTAAGGCAcggcaaaagagaaaaagagtcACTGCTAACCCAGTGGCAACTGAAGGGATCAAATGATGGGAAGCACTGGGAAAACATTGAAACTATTCACGACAAGAAAGATCCACAGTTCAAAGACCCTACTCCATTTTGTACAGGCAAATGGTCTGTCAAAGGAGAAATAGGGCCTTTTcgtttttttcgaattttccaGACAGGTGTTAATTCCTCTGGCAAATATGGAATATACCTATCTGGAATTGAGTTGTACGGAGTACTTCTGAACATGTGTGAGCTAGGAGCTATGGAGGCTTTATCCTATAAAGTTTTCATCAAGCAGccgaaataa
- the LOC131781051 gene encoding myosin heavy chain, clone 203-like, giving the protein MGDSDDSNKATSSGLQFEQVLINAKQKELICEEVGKHWKKLGSALGLSSAFLNNTETDHNGDCCERVQKVLEKWQQENGSGATMEVLKNALVKIGRTDVAEKLLEIRKVETSSRYDQALFQTLQSAVEQLGKDLKERIQRMEEKFSELQKCLSIRNVNQKNLVQEMIPVGEDDDSRQPAGLADSTQKGNGQRYKDRQTCEGSTMDECQICSRLEKELNDIKTEHEEDKKKWEEKKQGRKTEIMQLKNEKDALQESYNGQLTKKKELEKVITLITTTKTQAEANLEEQIKILKAETEKLMKLIEDQTAPEEPRKLKAKIYELSTQKEKLRKRVENSEMECNRLQEELEKYINSRRRVFSPTGKQFGRNCRGVICFLKREPSAKLVANRSTDLLGNVNDIFNHETGNISGTDDKENSWWSIDLGLRYRLIITNCSLRDGNVYGSYAPINWKLEGSNDGKKWDSLETIDMKDPQCMCRDTSIHQTRIWSVVGEIAPFRFFRWIISIWN; this is encoded by the exons ATGGGGGATTCGGACGACAGCAATAAAG CCACCTCTAGTGGTCTACAGTTTGAGCAGGTTCTTATCAATGCAAAGCAGAAGGAGTTAATATGTGAGGAAGTAGGTAAACACTGGAAAAAACTGGGTTCAGCCTTAGGGCTCTCATCAGCTTTTCTGAATAATACTGAGACTGATCACAACGGTGATTGCTGTGAAAGGGTACAAAAAGTGCTTGAAAAGTGGCAACAAGAAAACGGAAGTGGAGCAACAATGGAAGTTCTTAAAAATGCTCTGGTTAAGATAGGGAGGACAGATGTTGCCGAAAAACTGCTTG AAATAAGAAAAGTGGAGACAAGTTCACGTTACGATCAGGCACTATTTCAGACGTTACAAAGTGCAGTGGAACAGTTGGGGAAGGACCTAAAGGAAAGAATCCAACGCATggaggaaaaattttcagagcTACAAAAGTGCCTCTCAATTAGAAATGTAAATCAGAAAAATCTGGTGCAGGAAATGATTCCCGTTGGAGAAGATGATGATTCTCGTCAGCCAGCCGGGCTGGCTGACAGCACCCAGAAAGGAAATGGACAGAGATATAAGGATAGGCAAACATGCGAGGGTTCAACTATGGATG AATGCCAGATATGTTCGCGTTTGGAAAAGGAACTAAATGATATAAAAACAGAGCATGAAGAAGATAAGAAGAAATGGGAAGAAAAGAAGCAAGGAAGAAAAACGGAAATCATGCAACTCAAGAATGAAAAAGATGCCTTGCAGGAATCCTACAATGGACAACTaacgaagaaaaaagaattagaaAAAGTAATAACTCTGATCACGACAACGAAGACACAAGCTGAAGCAAACTTGGAGGAGCAGATCAAAATTCTAAAAGCCGAgacagaaaaattaatgaaactcATAGAAGATCAAACCGCTCCAGAAGAGCCCAGGAAGTTAAAGGCTAAAATTTATGAGCTGTCGACTCAAAAAGAAAAGTTACGCAAAAGAGTAGAAAACAGTGAGATGGAGTGCAACAGGCTACAAGAGGAGCTTGAGAAGTACATCAACTCCAGAAGAC GTGTTTTCTCGCCAACGGGAAAGCAATTTGGTAGAAACTGCCGTGGTGTCATATGCTTCTTGAAGAGAGAACCCTCGGCTAAGCTGGTGGCTAATAGATCCACCGATCTACTGGGAAACGTGAATGATATATTTAACCATGAGACGGGCAACATCAGTGGAACAGACGATAAGGAAAATTCATGGTGGTCCATTGATCTAGGCTTACGCTATCGGCTTATAATCACAAACTGCTCCTTGAGGGACGGTAATGTGTATGGAAGTTATGCACCTATAAATTGGAAACTAGAGGGATCTAATGATGGAAAGAAATGGGATAGTCTTGAAACTATTGACATGAAGGATCCACAGTGTATGTGCAGAGACACATCTATACATCAGACGAGAATTTGGTCTGTTGTGGGGGAAATAGCGCCTTTTCGTTTTTTTCGATGGATTATATCTATCTGGAATTGA
- the LOC131781075 gene encoding cingulin-like protein 1 isoform X2, giving the protein MNNIEADLSECRERARKVLQKWKQKNGNRATVEILIIALNEIDRKDVVEKLRDAAKVEAGLNSVRTASGKLRKDVELLKEEIQNEQRNETRKELEELNKIAYEFQTATGKEERQHMETRVQRLETTIERLYKQDPMQRLTRLEEIYGRIDEDLRVVQDSIRIVSENQNAVVGMSFEADRNASDELNESQQEETTSADPIQRDTIRRDWQNQRYNEPIIRPLLNGYEKELNDVEGERDSLKTKSGQPDQTNKRQLEKKRKLKTNNKQVKGERNEAIEPNKAMVEQIQKLEAEKKELEMTLNGQTDLKTENRELLTQIERLEKKANNSEFECKRLQEELKTYINYQSRVFLPAGKEFAGICTGVICFLKQRLRDAPCAELIASRSSDGPGDGADVLNHKMGTVSGTEEKKNSWWSIDLGSSHRLVITHYALRHGKREKESLLTQWQLKGSNDGKHWENIETIHDKKDPQFKDPTPFCTGKWSVKGEIGPFRFFRIFQTGVNSSGKYGIYLSGIELYGVLLNMCELGAMEALSYKVFIKQPK; this is encoded by the exons ATGAATAATATTGAGGCTGATCTCAGCGAATGCCGTGAAAGGGCACGGAAAGTGCTTCAaaagtggaaacaaaaaaacggAAATAGAGCAACAGTTGAAATCCTTATAATTGCTCTTAATGAGATAGATAGGAAAGACGTCGTCGAAAAACTGCGCG ATGCAGCAAAAGTGGAGGCCGGATTGAACTCCGTTCGAACTGCAAGTGGAAAGTTACGAAAGGACGTTGAACTTTTAAAGGAAGAAATACAGAACGAGCAACGGAACGAAACACGGAAAGAACTCGAAGAATTAAATAAAATCGCGTACGAATTTCAAACAGCAACGGGAAAGGAAGAGCGACAGCACATGGAAACTAGGGTGCAACGCCTAGAGACAACAATTGAACGGCTTTACAAGCAGGATCCAATGCAAAGATTGACTCGATTGGAAGAAATTTACGGCAGGATTGACGAGGATCTGCGTGTTGTACAGGACAGCATCAGAATAGTCTCTGAAAACCAAAACGCGGTGGTTGGAATGTCATTCGAAGCCGACAGGAATGCATCAGATGAGCTAAATGAGAGCCAACAGGAGGAAACCACATCGGCAGATCCAATCCAGAGAGACACAATACGGAGGGATTGGCAGAACCAAAGATACAATGAACCTATTATACGACCTTTGCTTAACG GATATGAAAAGGAACTCAACGATGTGGAAGGAGAAAGAGATTCACTGAAAACCAAATCTGGTCAACCAGACCAAACGAACAAAAGACAActggagaagaaaagaaagttaaaaacaaataataaacaagTTAAAGGGGAAAGAAACGAAGCCATTGAACCAAACAAAGCAATGGTGGAGCAGATTCAAAAGCTTGAAGCCGAGAAAAAGGAGCTCGAAATGACGTTAAATGGTCAAACCGATCTGAAGACTGAAAATAGAGAGCTGTTGACTCAAATAGAAaggctggaaaaaaaagcaaacaactCTGAGTTTGAGTGCAAGCGGCTACAAGAGGAGCTCAAGACGTACATAAATTACCAAAGTC GCGTTTTCTTACCAGCTGGAAAGGAATTTGCCGGCATATGCACTGGTGTCATCTGCTTCCTAAAACAAAGATTGAGAGATGCGCCCTGCGCTGAATTGATTGCTTCCAGATCTTCCGATGGCCCTGGAGATGGGGCTGACGTATTAAACCATAAGATGGGCACCGTCAGTGggacagaagaaaagaaaaattcgtgGTGGTCTATTGATCTGGGCTCAAGCCATCGGCTTGTGATCACACACTACGCTTTAAGGCAcggcaaaagagaaaaagagtcACTGCTAACCCAGTGGCAACTGAAGGGATCAAATGATGGGAAGCACTGGGAAAACATTGAAACTATTCACGACAAGAAAGATCCACAGTTCAAAGACCCTACTCCATTTTGTACAGGCAAATGGTCTGTCAAAGGAGAAATAGGGCCTTTTcgtttttttcgaattttccaGACAGGTGTTAATTCCTCTGGCAAATATGGAATATACCTATCTGGAATTGAGTTGTACGGAGTACTTCTGAACATGTGTGAGCTAGGAGCTATGGAGGCTTTATCCTATAAAGTTTTCATCAAGCAGccgaaataa
- the LOC131781075 gene encoding myosin heavy chain, clone 203-like isoform X1, which translates to MDDSEARNEATSSDIAFEQAPVNEIHIRSICGKVGTDWRDLGTVLRLESALMNNIEADLSECRERARKVLQKWKQKNGNRATVEILIIALNEIDRKDVVEKLRDAAKVEAGLNSVRTASGKLRKDVELLKEEIQNEQRNETRKELEELNKIAYEFQTATGKEERQHMETRVQRLETTIERLYKQDPMQRLTRLEEIYGRIDEDLRVVQDSIRIVSENQNAVVGMSFEADRNASDELNESQQEETTSADPIQRDTIRRDWQNQRYNEPIIRPLLNGYEKELNDVEGERDSLKTKSGQPDQTNKRQLEKKRKLKTNNKQVKGERNEAIEPNKAMVEQIQKLEAEKKELEMTLNGQTDLKTENRELLTQIERLEKKANNSEFECKRLQEELKTYINYQSRVFLPAGKEFAGICTGVICFLKQRLRDAPCAELIASRSSDGPGDGADVLNHKMGTVSGTEEKKNSWWSIDLGSSHRLVITHYALRHGKREKESLLTQWQLKGSNDGKHWENIETIHDKKDPQFKDPTPFCTGKWSVKGEIGPFRFFRIFQTGVNSSGKYGIYLSGIELYGVLLNMCELGAMEALSYKVFIKQPK; encoded by the exons ATGGATGATTCAGAAGCCAGAAATGAAG CTACCTCTAGTGATATAGCATTTGAACAGGCTCCTGTCAATGAAATCCACATACGGTCAATATGTGGTAAAGTAGGCACAGACTGGAGAGACCTGGGTACAGTCTTACGGCTTGAATCAGCGTTGATGAATAATATTGAGGCTGATCTCAGCGAATGCCGTGAAAGGGCACGGAAAGTGCTTCAaaagtggaaacaaaaaaacggAAATAGAGCAACAGTTGAAATCCTTATAATTGCTCTTAATGAGATAGATAGGAAAGACGTCGTCGAAAAACTGCGCG ATGCAGCAAAAGTGGAGGCCGGATTGAACTCCGTTCGAACTGCAAGTGGAAAGTTACGAAAGGACGTTGAACTTTTAAAGGAAGAAATACAGAACGAGCAACGGAACGAAACACGGAAAGAACTCGAAGAATTAAATAAAATCGCGTACGAATTTCAAACAGCAACGGGAAAGGAAGAGCGACAGCACATGGAAACTAGGGTGCAACGCCTAGAGACAACAATTGAACGGCTTTACAAGCAGGATCCAATGCAAAGATTGACTCGATTGGAAGAAATTTACGGCAGGATTGACGAGGATCTGCGTGTTGTACAGGACAGCATCAGAATAGTCTCTGAAAACCAAAACGCGGTGGTTGGAATGTCATTCGAAGCCGACAGGAATGCATCAGATGAGCTAAATGAGAGCCAACAGGAGGAAACCACATCGGCAGATCCAATCCAGAGAGACACAATACGGAGGGATTGGCAGAACCAAAGATACAATGAACCTATTATACGACCTTTGCTTAACG GATATGAAAAGGAACTCAACGATGTGGAAGGAGAAAGAGATTCACTGAAAACCAAATCTGGTCAACCAGACCAAACGAACAAAAGACAActggagaagaaaagaaagttaaaaacaaataataaacaagTTAAAGGGGAAAGAAACGAAGCCATTGAACCAAACAAAGCAATGGTGGAGCAGATTCAAAAGCTTGAAGCCGAGAAAAAGGAGCTCGAAATGACGTTAAATGGTCAAACCGATCTGAAGACTGAAAATAGAGAGCTGTTGACTCAAATAGAAaggctggaaaaaaaagcaaacaactCTGAGTTTGAGTGCAAGCGGCTACAAGAGGAGCTCAAGACGTACATAAATTACCAAAGTC GCGTTTTCTTACCAGCTGGAAAGGAATTTGCCGGCATATGCACTGGTGTCATCTGCTTCCTAAAACAAAGATTGAGAGATGCGCCCTGCGCTGAATTGATTGCTTCCAGATCTTCCGATGGCCCTGGAGATGGGGCTGACGTATTAAACCATAAGATGGGCACCGTCAGTGggacagaagaaaagaaaaattcgtgGTGGTCTATTGATCTGGGCTCAAGCCATCGGCTTGTGATCACACACTACGCTTTAAGGCAcggcaaaagagaaaaagagtcACTGCTAACCCAGTGGCAACTGAAGGGATCAAATGATGGGAAGCACTGGGAAAACATTGAAACTATTCACGACAAGAAAGATCCACAGTTCAAAGACCCTACTCCATTTTGTACAGGCAAATGGTCTGTCAAAGGAGAAATAGGGCCTTTTcgtttttttcgaattttccaGACAGGTGTTAATTCCTCTGGCAAATATGGAATATACCTATCTGGAATTGAGTTGTACGGAGTACTTCTGAACATGTGTGAGCTAGGAGCTATGGAGGCTTTATCCTATAAAGTTTTCATCAAGCAGccgaaataa